One Phaseolus vulgaris cultivar G19833 chromosome 4, P. vulgaris v2.0, whole genome shotgun sequence DNA window includes the following coding sequences:
- the LOC137836443 gene encoding polygalacturonase-like, producing MDLQLKMITNALFLLLVSSSATAQFGVFDISKYGAVPNGDITEALTNAWSDACASTTPSKVVIARGIYNLKQIEFKGPCMAPIEVQVDGTIKAPQDPNQLNGDAQWIKFTYINFLTLSGAGTFDGQGANAWTQNNCAKNKSCKKLSMNFGFGFLNNTIVRDITSKDSKYFHVNVLGCNNITFTNFNIVAPATSPNTDGIHIGRSTLVNIDNTNIATGDDCISLGDGSKQITVLNVTCGPGHGISVGSLGKYPNEKPVEDFFVSNCILNNTDNGVRIKTWPDTPATITVTGMHFEDIKMINVKNPIIIDQEYCPWNQCTKQNPSKIKISNVSFKNIIGTSGTKEGVVLICSSGVPCEDVMLTDIDLTFNGTSAAAKLSNVKPIIQGKSLPLLNSLLPIP from the exons ATGGATTTGCAATTGAAAATGATCACAAATGCTTTATTTCTATTGCTGGTTTCTTCTTCTGCTACAGCCCAATTTGGAGTCTTTGATATATCAAAATATGGAGCAGTCCCTAATGGAGATATAACTGAG gCTTTGACAAATGCTTGGAGTGATGCATGTGCATCAACAACCCCAAGCAAAGTTGTGATTGCAAGAGGCATATACAACTTGAAACAAATAGAATTTAAAGGTCCTTGCATGGCTCCTATTGAGGTTCAAGTTGATGGAACAATTAAAGCACCACAAGACCCAAACCAGTTAAATGGAGATGCTCAATGGATTaaatttacatatattaatTTCTTAACCTTGTCTGGTGCTGGAACTTTTGATGGTCAAGGAGCAAATGCTTGGACCCAGAATAATTGTGCAAAAAATAAGAGTTGCAAGAAGCTTTCCATG AACTTTGGTTTTGGTTTCCTCAACAATACGATTGTTCGAGACATAACATCAAAGGACAGCAAATATTTTCATGTGAATGTTTTGGGATGCAACAATATTACATTTACAAACTTCAACATTGTTGCACCTGCAACTAGTCCCAACACTGACGGTATTCACATTGGAAGATCAACTCTTGTGAACATTGATAACACCAACATTGCCACTGGTGATGATTGCATCTCTTTGGGTGATGGTAGCAAACAAATCACTGTCTTGAATGTGACATGTGGACCTGGACATGGTATTAGTGTGGGAAGCTTAGGAAAATATCCAAATGAAAAACCTGTTGAGGATTTCTTTGTTAGCAACTGCATATTAAACAACACAGACAATGGTGTGAGGATCAAGACTTGGCCTGATACTCCAGCAACTATTACAGTGACTGGTATGCATTTTGAGGACATCAAAATGATTAATGTCAAGAACCCTATAATCATAGATCAGGAATATTGTCCTTGGAATCAATGCACCAAACAG AATccatcaaaaattaaaataagcaATGTTTCATTCAAAAATATCATTGGGACTTCAGGAACAAAAGAAGGAGTTGTTTTGATTTGTAGCAGTGGTGTTCCATGTGAAGATGTGATGCTTACTGACATAGATCTAACATTCAATGGAACTAGTGCTGCTGCTAAACTGTCTAATGTCAAACCCATAATCCAGGGAAAATCACTACCACTGCTAAATTCGTTACTTCCAATACCATAA